A DNA window from Labrus mixtus chromosome 4, fLabMix1.1, whole genome shotgun sequence contains the following coding sequences:
- the adck2 gene encoding uncharacterized aarF domain-containing protein kinase 2: protein MTMMAFGAKAVLFNLRSTIQRAGFFNRTRLLQSSKALSHKRGQILTQVPRVAFLCLGAVSASSCAARCQEAILPSQTVERKSVARVQVHKLIFFLRLSIRALVLLLKFGPLLLLSPLALVSARWASHWLDALLWVTETSGPTFIKLGQWASTRRDIFSQEFCDRFSRLHVKVRPHPWSHTKQCLRRAFGEDWRRALVFESKEPVGSGCVAQVYRGWANADQVEDPAFRSLVEQMDKEDLLEAWEIPGLGGVVRSLRRLLSGGKEEEGHPEGWHEDKMGVKEHLIPVAIKVVHPGVRRQVEIDLLLMKTGSWLLHCLPGLKWLSLCEIVDEFEKLMTKQIDLRFEATNMERFQENFRDVKYVKFPTPLRPFVTRTILVETFEESEPISNYLGSEVPQEVKQRIARMGVDTMLKMVFIDNFVHADLHPGNILVQCLGPLPGSSDSSGTSAETHGKTTLTDLWDTVVVSVRPEPYPLQLVLLDAGIIAQLSDHDLANFRSVFTAVVLRQGERVAELILNHARANDCQDVPQFKKEMALLVDHSLSNSLSLGKIQVGDLLSRVFSLLIKHKVKLESNFASIVFAIMVLEGLGRSLDPNLDILDLAKPLLLKNCASLL from the exons ATGACTATGATGGCCTTCGGGGCAAAAGCAGTCCTCTTCAACCTGAGGTCCACTATCCAAAGAGCTGGCTTCTTTAACAGAACCAGACTCCTCCAAAGCTCCAAGGCATTGTCACATAAAAGAGGGCAGATTTTAACCCAGGTACCAAGGGTTGCATTTCTGTGCTTGGGAGCAGTCAGTGCATCATCCTGTGCAGCAAGATGCCAAGAAGCAATTCTTCCATCTCAAACAGTGGAGAGAAAGTCTGTAGCTAGAGTCCAAGTGCACAAGTTAATTTTTTTCCTCCGCCTCAGCATCCGTGCATTGGTGCTGCTCCTAAAATTTGGCCCgcttcttctcctttcccccCTGGCTCTGGTGTCCGCTCGCTGGGCCTCCCACTGGCTGGACGCTCTCCTGTGGGTGACCGAAACATCCGGTCCCACCTTCATCAAGCTGGGACAGTGGGCCAGCACCAGGCGGGACATCTTCTCCCAGGAGTTTTGTGACCGCTTCTCCAGGCTCCACGTAAAGGTGCGCCCTCACCCCTGGTCCCACACCAAGCAGTGTCTCCGGAGGGCTTTCGGGGAGGACTGGAGGAGGGCTTTGGTGTTCGAGAGCAAAGAGCCAGTGGGTTCGGGATGCGTGGCCCAGGTGTACAGAGGCTGGGCGAACGCGGACCAAGTGGAGGACCCGGCCTTCCGGTCGCTGGTTGAGCAGATGGATAAGGAAGACTTGCTAGAAGCCTGGGAGATCCCCGGTCTGGGAGGAGTGGTGAGGTCTCTGAGGCGGCTTTTGAGCGGTggtaaggaggaggaaggtcATCCAGAGGGTTGGCATGAAGATAAAATGGGAGTGAAGGAGCATCTGATACCTGTGGCTATCAAG GTGGTGCATCCCGGTGTCAGAAGGCAGGTGGAAATTGACCTCCTGCTGATGAAAACAGGCAGTTGGCTTCTGCACTGCCTGCCTGGACTCAAGTGGCTCAGTTTGTGTGAGATAGTTGATGAATTTGAGAAGCTCATGACCAAACAG ATTGATCTGCGTTTCGAGGCCACAAACATGGAGCGTTTTCAGGAGAATTTCCGTGACGTGAAATATGTCAAATTCCCAACTCCATTGCGACCCTTTGTCACCAGGACCATTTTAGTGGAAACCTTTGAA gaGAGTGAGCCCATATCCAACTACCTGGGCTCTGAGGTTCCTCAGGAGGTGAAGCAGAGGATAGCCAGGATGGGCGTAGACACCATGCTGAAGATG GTTTTTATTGACAACTTTGTCCACGCTGATCTCCATCCCGGGAACATTCTTGTCCAGTGTTTGGGGCCTCTTCCCGGTTCCAGCGACAGTTCTGGTACATCAGCAGAGACCCATGGTAAGACGACCCTGACTGACTTGTGGGACACGGTGGTGGTGAGCGTCAGGCCCGAGCCATATCCTCTCCAGCTGGTTCTGCTGGACGCTGGCATCATAGCCCAGCTCAGTGACCATGATCTTGCCAACTTCAGATCGGTCTTCACTGCTGTGGTGCTACGACAG GGTGAACGAGTGGCAGAGTTGATCCTGAATCATGCTCGAGCTAATGACTGTCAAGACGTGCCACAGTTTAAGAAGGAGATGGCCCTGCTGGTGGATCATTCCCTTAGCAACTCCCTCTCTCTGGGAAAG ATCCAAGTGGGTGACTTGCTCTCTAGAGTCTTCAGTCTACTCATCAAACACAAG GTGAAGCTGGAGAGTAATTTTGCATCCATCGTGTTTGCCATCATGGTGCTGGAGGGTCTGGGCAGGTCACTCGATCCCAACTTGGACATCCTGGATTTGGCCAAACCCCTGCTGCTAAAGAACTGTGCATCActgctctga